In a genomic window of Quercus lobata isolate SW786 chromosome 4, ValleyOak3.0 Primary Assembly, whole genome shotgun sequence:
- the LOC115987081 gene encoding E3 ubiquitin-protein ligase DIS1 isoform X1 — protein MPYIGRSVLKNSDPHSWAYFASRVSHCNTWMASGNPFFDEMRSKPEVIDPPQSEDMLDVGEHVNDPAAISLKPNLTVSSSVRELLECPVCLNAMYPPIHQCSNGHTLCSGCKPRVHNRCPTCRHELGNIRCLALEKVAASLELPCKYQSFGCLGIYPYYSKLKHESQCVYRPYNCPYAGSECTVIGDIPYLVAHLKDDHKVDMHNGSTFNHRYVKSNPQEVENATWMLTVFSCFGQYFCLHFEAFQLGMAPVYIAFLRFMGDDNEAKNYSYSLEVGGNGRKMTWQGVPRSVRDSHRKVRDSFDGLIIQRNMALFFSGGDRKELKLRVTGRIWKEQ, from the exons ATGCCTTATATTGGAAGATCGGTCCTTAAAAATAGTGATCCACATTCATGGGCAT ATTTTGCTTCTAGAGTTAGCCACTGTAATACCTGGATGGCATCTGGAAATCCATTTTTTGATGAAATGCGGAGCAAACCTGAGGTCATTGATCCTCCTCAAAGTGAAGACATGTTGGATGTTGGTGAACATGTGAATGACCCAGCTGCTATTTCTCTAAAACCTAATTTAACTGTTTCTAGCAGTGTTCGTGAGCTATTAGAGTGTCCTGTGTGCTTAAATGCCATGTACCCTCCTATCCATCAG TGTTCAAATGGTCACACGTTGTGCTCTGGTTGCAAGCCCAGAGTGCACAACCGGTGCCCCACATGCAGACATGAACTTGGCAATATTAGATGTCTTGCATTGGAGAAGGTGGCTGCATCTCTGGAACTTCCTTGTAAATATCAGAGTTTTGGGTGCTTGGGCATATACCCTTATTACAGCAAACTTAAACATGAATCTCAATGTGTCTATAGACCCTATAACTGTCCCTATGCTGGATCAGAATGCACAGTCATTGGTGATATACCCTATCTGGTGGCCCACCTGAAAGATGATCACAAAGTTGACATGCACAATGGCAGCACCTTCAACCATCGCTATGTCAAATCAAATCCACAAGAGGTTGAAAATGCCACATGGATGCTGACG GTCTTCAGTTGCTTTGGCCAATACTTTTGTCTGCATTTTGAAGCTTTCCAGCTCGGGATGGCTCCTGTCTACATAGCATTCTTGCGATTTATGGGCGATGATAATGAGGCAAAGAACTACAGTTACAGCCTAGAGGTTGGTGGAAATGGGAGGAAGATGACTTGGCAGGGGGTACCTAGAAGCGTTAGGGATAGCCATAGGAAGGTGCGTGACAGTTTTGACGGTCTCATCATCCAACGCAACATGGCTCTGTTCTTCTCTGGGGGAGACCGGAAGGAATTGAAGCTTAGAGTGACAGGTAGGATTTGGAAAGAGCAGTGA
- the LOC115988161 gene encoding polygalacturonase QRT3-like has protein sequence MKAFLGLSVLILLLAEEALCSSREQRLSKLLEKVEARVASSPTGRLLAPPPREAVDNSTWDGRVFYPIGYGADPSGTRDSSDAILQALGDALKLRSGLQLLPGISDIGGVIIDLQGGNYKISKPIRFPSGVGNIVVQGGTLRASNTFPINRHLIELWAPNSRNIGGNKAQNGRIRYEDITFRDILFDSSYRGGGIYIVYSARTRINNCFFLHFTTEGILVQQGLETFISGCFLGQQSSIGGDTNERNFSGTAIDLASNDNAITDVSIFSAAIGVVLRGQANMLTGVHCYNKASAFGGIGILLKLAGYSQTRIDNCYLDYNTLVMEDPVQVHVSNGFFYGEATIVLKSIKGIISGLNIVDNMFSSGPRQAKVPMITLDGKFTDIDQVVIDRNNVNGLNLKSTVGKLSVAGNGTRWVADFSPVLLFPNRISNLQYSLHTQGEPKFTAHAVTNVSNNVVVVESEKPVNGVVSLVVYQ, from the exons ATGAAGGCCTTCTTGGGATTAAGCGTCCTAATACTGCTGTTGGCAGAAGAAGCTCTATGTTCCTCTAGAGAGCAAAGGCTATCAAAGTTGCTAGAAAAGGTTGAAGCCAGAGTAGCCTCTTCTCCTACTGGTAGACTTTTGGCACCACCACCACGCGAGGCTGTAGACAACTCCACATgg GATGGGAGGGTATTTTATCCGATTGGGTATGGAGCAGACCCAAGTGGGACACGAGACAGTAGTGATGCCATATTGCAGGCTTTGGGTGATGCTTTAAAATTGAGAAGTGGACTGCAATTGTTGCCTGGGATCAGTGACATTGGTGGTGTGATCATTGATTTGCAAGGTGGAAACTACAAAATTAGTAAACCAATAAGGTTCCCTTCTGGTGTTGGCAATATTGTG GTACAAGGAGGAACTTTGCGAGCATCAAATACATTTCCTATTAATCGACACCTCATTGAACTATGGGCACCAAATTCTCGAAACATAGGAGGAAATAAGGCCCAAAATGGTCGTATTCGCTATGAGGACATCACCTTCAGGGACATCCTCTTTGATTCAAGCTACCGAGGAGGAGGGATTTACATTGTTTATTCTGCAAGAACTCGTATAAACAATTGCTTCTTTCTCCATTTCACTACAGAGGGAATTCTAGTGCAACAAGGCCTTGAAACCTTCATTTCAGGCTGCTTTCTTGGACAACAATCATCCATTGGTGGGGATACAAATGAAAGGAATTTCTCAGGCACTGCCATTGATCTAGCAAGTAATGACAATGCAATCACTGATGTTTCAATTTTCTCAGCAGCAATAGGTGTTGTATTAAGAGGTCAGGCAAACATGCTCACAGGGGTACATTGTTACAACAAGGCATCAGCTTTTGGTGGGATTGGAATATTATTGAAACTAGCTGGATATTCACAAACTAGAATTGATAATTGTTACTTGGATTACAATACTTTAGTCATGGAAGACCCTGTTCAAGTCCATGTTAGTAATGGATTCTTCTATGGGGAAGCTACTATTGTCTTGAAATCAATTAAGGGTATAATCTCAGGGTTAAATATTGTGGACAACATGTTTAGTAGTGGACCAAGGCAAGCGAAGGTTCCAATGATAACATTAGATGGAAAATTCACTGACATTGATCAAGTGGTGATTGATCGGAACAATGTGAATGGTTTGAACTTGAAATCAACAGTTGGAAAACTAAGCGTGGCCGGAAATGGGACAAGGTGGGTGGCTGATTTTTCGCCCGTGCTGTTATTTCCCAACAGGATTAGTAATTTGCAGTACTCATTGCACACTCAAGGAGAGCCTAAATTTACAGCACATGCAGTGACCAATGTGTCTAATAATGTGGTGGTTGTAGAGAGTGAGAAGCCAGTTAATGGAGTGGTCTCCTTGGTTGTTTATCAGTAA
- the LOC115987973 gene encoding polygalacturonase QRT3-like → MKAFLVLSFLILLLADEALCSSREQRLSKLLEKLEAKVASSPTKPPLIPPRKAKHNKKRNGRVFNLIAYGADPTGTKDSSDAILQALGDAFQLRSGLELLPGISDFGGVVIDLHGGNYKISKPIRFPSSGGGNIVVRGGTLRASDTFPGDRHLIELWSPNSPNTENKVQNAGFYYEDITFRDILFDSSYRGGGIYIVDSARIRINNCFFLHFTTQGILVQRGHETFISSCFLGQHSTIGGDKNERNYSGTAIDLASNDNAVTDVAIFSAAIGIVLRGQANIITGVHCYNKASFFGGIGILVKLGGYSQTRIDNCYLDYNSIVMEDPVQVHVTNGFFYGDATVVLKSIKGKISGLNIVDNMFSSGPGQTMVPIITLDGQFTDIDQVVIDRNNVNGLSLKSTVGKLRVAGNGTRWVADFSSVLLFPNRISHLQYSFRTLGEPKFTAHAVTNVSNNVVVVESEKLVNGVVSLVVDQ, encoded by the exons ATGAAGGCCTTCTTGGTATTAAGCTTCCTAATATTGCTGTTGGCAGACGAAGCTCTATGTTCCTCTAGAGAGCAAAGGCTATCAAAGTTGCTAGAAAAGCTTGAAGCCAAAGTAGCCTCATCGCCTACTAAGCCACCTTTGATACCACCACGAAAGGctaaacacaacaaaaaaagg AATGGGAGAGTATTCAATCTCATTGCCTATGGAGCAGACCCAACTGGGACAAAAGACAGTAGTGATGCAATATTGCAAGCTTTGGGTGATGCTTTTCAATTGAGAAGTGGACTGGAATTGCTGCCTGGGATCAGTGACTTTGGTGGTGTAGTCATTGATTTGCACGGTGGAAACTACAAAATTAGTAAACCAATAAGGTTTCCTTCTTCTGGTGGTGGCAATATTGTg GTACGAGGAGGAACTTTGAGAGCATCAGATACATTTCCTGGTGATCGACACCTTATTGAACTATGGTCACCAAATTCTCCAAATACAGAAAATAAGGTCCAAAATGCTGGGTTTTACTATGAGGACATCACCTTCAGGGACATACTCTTTGATTCAAGCTACAGGGGAGGAGGGATTTACATTGTTGATTCAGCTAGAATTCGCATAAACAATTGCTTCTTTCTCCACTTCACAACCCAAGGAATTCTAGTGCAAAGGGGCCATGAAACCTTCATATCAAGCTGCTTTCTTGGACAACACTCAACAATTGGTGGTGATAAAAATGAAAGGAATTACTCAGGCACTGCCATTGACCTAGCAAGTAATGACAATGCAGTCACAGATGTTGCAATTTTCTCAGCAGCAATTGGAATTGTATTAAGAGGTCAGGCAAACATAATCACAGGGGTACATTGTTACAACAAGGCATCATTTTTTGGTGGGATTGGAATATTGGTGAAACTAGGTGGATATTCACAAACTAGAATTGATAATTGTTACTTGGATTACAATTCTATAGTCATGGAAGACCCAGTTCAAGTCCATGTTACTAATGGATTCTTCTATGGGGATGCTACTGTGGTATTGAAATCAATTAAGGGTAAAATCTCAGGGTTAAACATTGTGGATAACATGTTTAGTAGTGGACCAGGGCAAACTATGGTTCCTATAATAACATTGGATGGACAATTCACTGACATTGATCAAGTGGTGATTGATAGGAACAATGTGAATGGTTTGAGCTTGAAATCAACAGTTGGAAAACTAAGGGTGGCCGGAAATGGGACTAGGTGGGTGGCTGATTTTTCGTCGGTGCTGCTATTTCCCAACAGGATTAGTCATTTGCAGTACTCATTTCGCACTCTAGGAGAGCCTAAATTTACAGCACATGCAGTGACCAATGTGTCTAATAATGTGGTGGTTGTAGAGAGTGAGAAGCTAGTTAATGGGGTGGTCTCCTTGGTTGTTGATCAGTAA
- the LOC115987081 gene encoding E3 ubiquitin-protein ligase DIS1 isoform X2: MASGNPFFDEMRSKPEVIDPPQSEDMLDVGEHVNDPAAISLKPNLTVSSSVRELLECPVCLNAMYPPIHQCSNGHTLCSGCKPRVHNRCPTCRHELGNIRCLALEKVAASLELPCKYQSFGCLGIYPYYSKLKHESQCVYRPYNCPYAGSECTVIGDIPYLVAHLKDDHKVDMHNGSTFNHRYVKSNPQEVENATWMLTVFSCFGQYFCLHFEAFQLGMAPVYIAFLRFMGDDNEAKNYSYSLEVGGNGRKMTWQGVPRSVRDSHRKVRDSFDGLIIQRNMALFFSGGDRKELKLRVTGRIWKEQ; this comes from the exons ATGGCATCTGGAAATCCATTTTTTGATGAAATGCGGAGCAAACCTGAGGTCATTGATCCTCCTCAAAGTGAAGACATGTTGGATGTTGGTGAACATGTGAATGACCCAGCTGCTATTTCTCTAAAACCTAATTTAACTGTTTCTAGCAGTGTTCGTGAGCTATTAGAGTGTCCTGTGTGCTTAAATGCCATGTACCCTCCTATCCATCAG TGTTCAAATGGTCACACGTTGTGCTCTGGTTGCAAGCCCAGAGTGCACAACCGGTGCCCCACATGCAGACATGAACTTGGCAATATTAGATGTCTTGCATTGGAGAAGGTGGCTGCATCTCTGGAACTTCCTTGTAAATATCAGAGTTTTGGGTGCTTGGGCATATACCCTTATTACAGCAAACTTAAACATGAATCTCAATGTGTCTATAGACCCTATAACTGTCCCTATGCTGGATCAGAATGCACAGTCATTGGTGATATACCCTATCTGGTGGCCCACCTGAAAGATGATCACAAAGTTGACATGCACAATGGCAGCACCTTCAACCATCGCTATGTCAAATCAAATCCACAAGAGGTTGAAAATGCCACATGGATGCTGACG GTCTTCAGTTGCTTTGGCCAATACTTTTGTCTGCATTTTGAAGCTTTCCAGCTCGGGATGGCTCCTGTCTACATAGCATTCTTGCGATTTATGGGCGATGATAATGAGGCAAAGAACTACAGTTACAGCCTAGAGGTTGGTGGAAATGGGAGGAAGATGACTTGGCAGGGGGTACCTAGAAGCGTTAGGGATAGCCATAGGAAGGTGCGTGACAGTTTTGACGGTCTCATCATCCAACGCAACATGGCTCTGTTCTTCTCTGGGGGAGACCGGAAGGAATTGAAGCTTAGAGTGACAGGTAGGATTTGGAAAGAGCAGTGA